The Trichomycterus rosablanca isolate fTriRos1 chromosome 20, fTriRos1.hap1, whole genome shotgun sequence genomic interval taaaaataaaataattgttaaaAGTTAAGGTAAAAAGAATTGTATTTTCTGctatcttttatatttttgactcCACAGAGACTAGAACAAAAGACAAAGTGTACATGTAATGCATGTCAAGCTGATGAGGAATGAAACTATTCATCTATTAATGGTTTGTAAATGTGTTCTCCACCTTAGGTGGGCTACAGCATTCGTTTTGAGGACTGCACCTCTGAACGCACTGTGCTTAAATACATGACCGATGGAATGCTGCTTAGAGAGTTTCTTACTGAACCTGACCTGGCAAGTTACAGGTAATGTCACACTGGAGTATTTTGAATAATCTGTTAaaagtattaaattaattaattgataccTATTGCTTTAACCATGGTGCCTTAAAACAGTTTCACTGTTGTGGCTTGAGGTCACAGTTCTCAATCACAATCTTGAATCACTCTTCCTCGTCTAATTTTGTCCATGTGCTATTCTCTCCGCATTAGTGTAATCATCATTGACGAGGCTCATGAGAGAAcgctacacacagacatattgTTCGGGCTGATCAAAGACATTGCACGTTTCCGGCCTGATTTAAAGGTGTTAGTGGCCAGTGCCACTCTGGACACGGAACGGTTTTCCTGCTTTTTTGACGATGCGCCTGTCTTTAGAATTCCTGGACGCAGGTTTCCTGTGGACATTTATTACACCAAGGCAGGTTCTACATAATTTTTGCTTGTAGTCATTTCTTTTAATGCAACAGTGTATGACTGTCTCGCTTTGTGGAATTACTTAATAacgtctttcttttttattgtccTCAAATTGGGTGAGTTTGATAATAATTACATATTTGTGTGTTGTCCTCCAGGCTCCAGAGGCTGATTATCTGGAGGCATGTGTGGTTTCAGTACTACAGATTCATGTTACACAGCCTCCTGGTGATATCCTTGTGTTTCTCACAGGACAGGTGAGTAACTACCTGGTGCACTATTtgttaaatcattaaaatcttgTTGAGCTTTAGTGTCATGCTTTCAAGTACAACTGTTCTTATCTAAATGTTGCATTCTTTTTGGTTGTGGTAGGAAGAGATTGAGGCTTGTTGTGAGCTGCTGCAGGAGAGGTGTAGAAGGCTTGGCTCGAAGATCTCTGAGCTTTTAGTCCTCCCCATTTATGCCAACCTGCCCTCTGACATGCAGGCCAAAATATTTAACCCAACACCACCCGGAGCTCGCAAGGTAATTTCCCCAAAGCTTACGCTTCTGCCTTTATGACAGTTTTAAATCAACAAATCAGCTTACATTTACAgttagcagactcttttatccaaagggacttTCAATATGTCTACTTTGTATTGAAAGTGATTGGGTGGGTAAGTGGGTTTTCtagtatataaaaacaatagtgTATCACAGCTAGCTAACTGAATTCTATTTTACTCTCAATGGAAATCATATTGCtgtgtatttaattaattacatatttttttacgTTTTAGGTTGTGGTAGCAACAAACATAGCTGAAACCTCCCTCACCATTGATGGAATCATCTATGTGATTGACCCAGGTTTCTGCAAACAAAAGAGCTACAACGCCAGAACAGGGATGGAGTCTCTGATTGTTACACCATGTTCACGGGTGAAGTTTACAAACCAGAGTTTctttttgttggaaaacaaactAGTTTAGCATAGTACTGCCAATGCCAAATCCATGTTTTGGGTATGAATAGTGTATTTTTTTCTCTAcgtggtgtccacataatctTAGCTGCTTTTATTATTAGCAGCCAGTTGGAGGCACTCTTCCTCCCGTTATTACAGGtttgacaattttttttttttaataatgcttAATAGCTAAATGTAGGGGTCTCGTTCTGTCCAGTCcagttctgtgtgtgtttgtgcttttttaaagGGCAGATCGAGATAGAAATAGATGATTTAAAAAGCCACAGTccatttgttttaataaaatactgtagttTGCCTTGCTGATTCTAAATTAGGTGAATAGTTTAATGAGTAAGTTCCAGGTGTATATTTGCTTGTATAATGCTGTTTAAATATTCTACAGGTTTTTCTCATCTGGTCATTGCTGTCAACAATAATTGCCCGATTTGCTTATTTCCATGTTTTTATGTGACTTTTCCTCCAGGCTTCAGCCAATCAGCGGGCAGGCCGAGCAGGTCGTGTAGCTGCTGGCAAATGTTTCAGGCTCTACACAGCCTGGGCCTTCAAACATGAGATGGAGGAAAGCACAGTGCCTGAGATCCAAAGAACCAACCTGGGAAATGTAGTCCTGCTATTGAAGAGTCTGGGTATGGATGCAAATGCACCCACTGAActgttggtgatggatcgttgACATGTTAGTGGCATGGTATTGTCTGTTATGCTGACACAGTTAATACGAGAACTGTTAAAGACAACAGTTCTGTTCTACATTGTGTATTATAGATTATTTGTAGCTCTTGTAGCTCAtctctgcactgacactgatgtTGAAATTATAAAAACACTGCTGTGTATGATTCATTTTAACATCAAAACACGCTAGCATTCCACTTTAATGTCGTTGTCACTGGAAcattggtggctcagtggttagggtaccaTACTATTGATTGAGATTGAgttccaccaccaccatgctgtcactgttgggcccttaagaaaGGCCCTGACTTTCATATTCTTGTAGTGTCCTGTATCTGTTGAAAGTcttgataaaagtgtctgccaaatgTATGTATCAGTGGTGGTGTTGTGGTGGTGCCATTCCCCTGATCGACACAGAATCATGCATAGATTGCAAAGGGAAGCAGTCAAGAATAAATGTTATTGTAGGTATACCTAACAAACAGGCAAGTCAGCCTTCATATAACATTATTTTACCCTAAAATGTTAAATTCTGGCAatgtttaaacacagtgtcaCATTTATGAGTTAATATGAAAACTTCTAATTAACAGGTATAAATGATTTGATTCATTTTGACTTCATGGACCCTCCTCCACATGAAACGTTAGTTCTGGCTCTGGAGCAGCTATATGCCCTTGGTGCCCTTAACCATCTTGGAGAACTTACTAAGGTAAATAAGCATATAAACATCTTTGTCATTAATGTTTTAGCACATTTACAACTACTGCTACTCTATATGATCATTTGTGGACACATAGCTATTCCAAATCCAAAAACAGTGACATTTAATTGAAGTTGCCTATTTATGGCTTTAGCAGCCTTTACTATTTTTGGAAAGCTTTTACAAGATTATAAGGTCTTTGTTGTGAaacttgtgcccatttagtcaaaagagcatttatgaaGTCAGGCACTTTTGTTAGCCAAGAATGCCTGACTGTCGTGTTCCATTTCATGCCAGATGTATTCACTGgaattaaggtcagggctctgtgcacgcCACTGGAgattctccacaccaaacttatgTTAAGTTATGTTTTCAATGACAAGGGCACAAATTTTGAGAGACTCTATAATAATAACCTTTAATAAATTATAGTAAGCAGATTAGTCCAAGTAAGGGTAATTAATGTTACAATAAATAATGTGTCATGTAGCTCATTTACAGAGTTTGCACACCTGGTCATTAGCTGCTATTTAACAAGCTACTCCTTTTCAGAGGGActaattaataattgtaatgGTTAAGTGTCTGTAAATTATAGCATGAGTAACTTTGCTCTGTTGATGGTACCAGTTGGGTAGGAGGATGGCTGAGCTTCCTGTGGACCCCATGCTGAGTAAAATTATCCTAGCTTCTGAGCAGTAAGTAATGCTGACATTTATGAAAGttaaaaaacagttaagatttccctttacaaacatttttaaatgtcaaCCCATTTTTGTTGTTCTCCAGATATAAGTGCTCTGAGGAGGTATTAACCATTGGTGCAATGTTATCTGTCAACAACGCCATCTTCTACCGGCCCAAAGATAAAGTGGTGCATGCAGACAATGCCCGAATGAACTTTGTGGTGCCAGGGGGAGATCATCTAATGCTACTTAACGTATACTCACAGGTGAAAAATCTTGTGTTTGGTGTGTTTATGATTGCCTTTAAAAGCTGAACTCTCTTATACCTGTCAAATGCCATTGTGTTTTTGACTGATGTAACTGGTTGTACCTGTTGTAGCTGGAACTGCAGTGTGTCATACGTCATGCAATGACGATAGCTAAAATATTTAATGACTTTACcacataataaaaatatgacTTGGTTATTATTTGATAATTTTTTAATAAGCACattataataatgtacaatgttaAAAAAAGCCATTAATGTAAAAATGCTGATTCACAGCTAAACTATTTGTTTTTTAAGTTAGCTAAGGGCGTTCAAGTTGCACAGCGGTAAATTGCAGTAGCCTAATACCACTGGTATTTGCAGTTCGACTCTCTGGCGTTATCAACCTGTTAGGCATCTGCATAGGTAGGGGATTGtggccagtgattccagggaatcCTTGACAaggataaataatgaataaagctacaaattttatgtaaataaacgGATAACAAAAATGAGAAAATATTACAGAAAATATTCATTGTTATATTTGAGCCAGAATCATGGAGCTTTACCCAAGGCATTACTTCTGTTAAAGGtcattacaaattaaatgtatacattaaagattcaaattattttgttttttccttTCATGTGTGTTACAGTGGGTGGAGAGTGGTTATTCCACTCAGTGGTGTTTTGAAAACTTTATTCAGTTCCGCTCAATGAGGCGAGCGCGAGATGTGAGGGAGCAACTGGAGGGGTTGATGGATAGAATCGAGGTGGAAGTGTGCAGTGCAAATGGTGACAACGTCTGCATACGCAAGGTATCTGCATGATCTTTTTAGCACAGAGGAGCAGCCCAAATACTTTTTACATGTTACGTGCTGGAACGTCAGCTGTTGATTGTGCTGTCACTTCAAATCAAAATGACAAAGGACAGATTGCAGATTGTGTTGTAAACTCTAAAACGTCTTTAGCCCTTGCGCATAGATTTGTcatctttacacacacacagttctttgaaaggtgtgtgtgtgtgagatgttttttttttattttacacatcaGATACTGCACACATGCGGTTCAGTGAAAACTAAAAATTACATCATTTGTTGTCACAGCAACATCAGGAATGTTGTTCCACATGTTCTGAACAGCTTCCTGCACTGCTCAACTTAAACGCTTAGTTGGAGGGGATTTACAAGTTTGAAATCTTTCACTTCATCTGTATTTTAAATGCATATATTACTTTATCACTTATGTGTCAGCACTAAATCTCGCATCTGGAAGGGCTTTGTagtatttttaaattgctttttatttctatttaaattAAACCAAAACACTTTATCTTTAGTGTGGAGTCAtttatgagtgaatcagtgaataactttattttaagaataaCTACTGCTCGTTCATGCTGGCAAATAGCTTGTGTGAAGGCTGCATTTTTGAATGATATCACAAACATGCATTACCAGTAAAGGTAATCTGAAAAACAACAGCAGCATGATTTGTGTGGTTTGTACATTGTGGCTGCCTTAACAGGGTGACCTGCACTATTTGCAATAAACAAGCTCTCATACACTTGCAAAGCGagaggaaaatgcaaaaaaaaaaaaaaggcctgCATGTTTCTGTATTCAGAAATATTTTAACAACATGCCTTCTTATGTCTTGTAGGCGATTACAGCGGGTTATTTCTACCACACAGCTCGCCTCAGTAAGGGAGGCTATAAGACGGTGAAACATCAGCAGACAGTGTATGTGCACCCCAACAGCTCACTATTTGAGGAACAGCCACGGTGGCTCATCTACCATGAGCTGGTCTTTACCACCAAGGAGTTTATGAGACAGGTGAAAGTTTAAAGATTTTGTACTTTTCCTTTCACATAGATAGAAATAACACAAAATATGGGTGAtacgaagaaaaaaaatgttttcagtattttaataacaatcacaagaattttatttatcttgtttatttattattatattaattatgttattaaaatatgagTTATGATTTTTAAATTAGGGCTAATTAAAACAGCATAGTTAATATGTGTAGTTATAGTTCatgatggggcggcacggtggctcagtgggtagcactgtcgcctcacagcaagaaggtcctaggttcagttcccaggtggagtggtccgggtcctttctgtgtggagttctcaccaagtctgcgtgggtttcctcctggagctccagtttcctcccacagatgtggaagtgaggtgaattggagatacaaaattgtccatgactgtgtttgacattaaaacttgagtTGATTAATTTTGTGTTAGTGTAGCCactaactacctgttctgtcatgaatgtaaccaaagtgtgtaaaacatgacgttaaaattctaataactAAATTAGgatgtttattacattaaatagaTGCATTGTGCACATAAAACCAACTGCTGGTTGAATGTTGGTTGATAAAACCAAGTGCTGGTTGGAGGTTGGTTGATAAAACAAACTGCTGGTTGGAGGTTGGTTGATAAAACAAACTGCTGGTTGATAAACCAACTGCTGGTTGAAGACATGTTTGCACGTTTCACACAAACACTAGATTttgtctttatatattttttgtttacgtTACCTTGTCTGTTTCAGGTTATTGAGATAGATAGTGGCTGGCTTCTGGAAGTGGCTCCTCATTACTACAAGAACAAAGAGCTGGAGGACAGCAGCAGCAAGAAAATGCCTCGCAAACAGGGTAAAGCTCGAGAGGAGTTGGGCTGAACACTGAGAGCGATACGTCTTTCATATACAGGCCTGAGCTGAATGAGCCTGGCAGAGACTTTAAGCAACAGCTGAAGAACTCTCACTGTTCGGGCCATGGTACTGTGGTTTGTGGAACTGAACTGTGCTTATGGTGGACAAAAACCTTTTTTTGAAGTTGGTATTTCTATTTGGTTCTATAAGTTCTAATATGTTAACATTGTTAAAATGGCAGTAACACTGCAACAATGACTGCAAAATTAATTCCACCCAATTCTTGTTTCTTTTGGTAAATCTGTTATAATTGGCTGTAATTATGAGTTTTTTGAAACTCATAATACtaaaataaagcattttgtGCCATCCCATTAGAAGAATGCTAGGCATGCTATGAGCTACCCTGTTCCATTAATAAACACAGTGTACAATGGGTGTATATTAGGTTACCTATTAGTGTGCAATTCAACTGCATACAGACTACATTTTTACTTGGCAGGTTTATAGGCTAATGCAAAATAAATTAGACACCCTTGGTCAAATTAATTTTTTGTTATATTTTCTAAGAGTAGACACAATTATTCCAGGAGCACACTTAAGCAAATAATAAGGCACATTTTTTCCAAGTATGGAAAATTCAACAGATGCATTAAAATTATGCACTACAAATTTCAGATAAAACATTTGTTCACTGAGGGTGTATTAACTTACTTCTGTTTAGCAAATCAGCAAAACAATAAATTTGACcatgggtgtccaaacttttgcacaaGACTATTTTGTGTACTAATATGTTTGtattgtaaatacatttttaaaatccaTGTCTCATTGGTCATATTTACTCTGTATTTTAAATGCCTAATAAATCAAACACTGGCCAAGGAACCAAACTCAAGTTCATTAGTCCAGTTTGGAATAGCTTCATGCACTTCTGGTGTCCCTTATATGTAGCAGGCTAATTTAGTACTAGGTAAATAACTTGTGTTTGTTACAGGTAGACATGAGTGGAATTTCAGTATCTGAGTCCATCCTTGCCTTTGGTCACTATCTGTGAGTTTggaatgttctccctgtgtttgtgagAATTTTTTCTGGGTAGAAGGATGCAGAATGATGACCCACCATAACCTCGACCGCGACTGGGGTTTGTATGTTTAATGATCCCTAAATTTCTGTTTGTCTACAGTAGGAAAATGGGTTGCAGTGTGATCATAAAAACTCACCCAATTACCCATCTGTGTAATCAGTATTGGACATCAAAGAATAGTTAAACgtttaaaattgtgttttttaagTTCGCAAAGACTTGGCTAAggtgtgtattattataaaacccatttttggaaaagttgggacattttgtgaaatgcaTTATATAGAAGAATCTCTGCTTTGTTAAATGCCTTGAACCTTTTTTTTAACTAACAAAAGTACAgggaaatgacttttaatgttttagctCATAAGCttgattgcattttgtaaatctAAAAAAATTTTGAATTGTATGCCTCCAATAGACAAAAATAGAATGTGGTCTAGCTGAGGCAGCTGTACTTGCGGGGTGGGTATTTGTGGGGTTTATAGCATGTCTCTGTTCTCTGTGAGAATCTAccactggcaggtaaaaagatgcaacCAGTGACTGTGTGCTTGTCAGAGTGGGCATGTGATAGGcagaataataatcattttgtttCAAATACAATTCTAAATGCAATATTTGCAAAAGCTATGGGCAAAGGTACAGAGGTCCCTGGGTAATGGTTTCAAATGTTCTCACCATGTTGATTATTACCTTTAAATTTTCAGTTTCTGTTCAGTCTGACATTTCACAATTGAaagaaagtaattaaaatgaCCTTAAACCACTGTTGGATTATTATGTCTGGCTGAAAAGAAATAGACACAGGTTAATGGAAAATAAAATGCCTAGTCATTTTAGATGATGTACTGGAAAATATATCGAACAAATTTCCTTGATCAGATTACATCAGGAGCTTAACAATCACAGTAGAAGTATTCAAGGCTACAGCCTGGAGATTGAGATCATTCAACACTGGCTTTTACTGCCAAGTGAACGAGCCATAGATTGCCAAATCATTGTTAAAATTGCCACAACAGGGCCACCTTGGCACAGTTTGATTAGGTCAGGTGATGCTTTATGCCCAGGTATCCTAAAACTAAAGCTTTTGCTGTAATTTGTCACTCATCTAAACTCAATAAGAGATTATTATATATTGGGTCATTTAAATCATTAGACATGCAGTAATTGGACTTTTACTTTTCTGCTGTTTTGTATCTTCCCCAAGACGTCGTCTTGTCTTGCAACAGAATTTACAAGGACAACCTTCTTTAGATAGGCTGATCATAGTCTCATAATATTTTTTAGACTGAACAAACCTCAATGTTTAAtagttgaaaaagttttatgccTCCCAATATTTCCTCATTACTTTCATGACCTATTCAAAACAGTCttgatttttcttttgttaATTTCATACAACTTTACATTGAAGGGAAGCTTTATCTCTGGATTTGATAACATATTTAGACTGAAGTTTGTCATGTTCTTCTGTACTGCTTGGAATTAAGAATGCTTTATGTGCCTGTTCTTAGCTAATAGAAACCCTTGAGATTAATTCTTGGAGAACTATCTGTCACACAAACAAATAGATCATATGGTTTACAAGTGAACAACCTTAACATGATACTAGCGTACAGTGTGCTGACTTGCATTAAATAGCAATGtgtagttgtgtttgtgtggatagTTCAAATTCTACCTGGACCAGTTAAACAGGTCTGACCTGGCTGGGAGGGTGAGCAATGATTAGTACAGCTGAGAGA includes:
- the dhx16 gene encoding pre-mRNA-splicing factor ATP-dependent RNA helicase DHX16, with the translated sequence MANLEQWVSDRLHDILGLSDRYVAQFMIGLARKSSAPQDFVERLKQTGTIDIDQRITAFAQELYNKVPKKQVVEKASRVLERQVMEMERKNRTYTLLEDSDSDEEVHKDKGKKSKDKDRGKKRKHIRKRDESSSSSEDERKKNTSKALSNDSRTTQKEEDEEEWEKEERERLQDLEERDAFAERVKQKDKDKTRHILERNDKKAYEEAQKRLKMAEEDQKKMVPELRKQSRREYLAKREQEKLEDLEAEIADEEYLFSSEKLTDSERKKLDHKKKIRDLAKDYKKAGAKEKEERKNRYYMPEEKRNKDIPQRDMELELDEGPKEGGGEQGRWEEARVATAMLQFGAKEERERRIKEEKEKYQLVLEEDEMINFVSTAITMKGTLSEKNVEPELSQAEKQKQSLQEVRRSLPVFPYREDLLAAIRDHQILVIEGETGSGKTTQIPQYLMEDGYTKGGMKIGCTQPRRVAAMSVAARVAQEVAVKLGNEVGYSIRFEDCTSERTVLKYMTDGMLLREFLTEPDLASYSVIIIDEAHERTLHTDILFGLIKDIARFRPDLKVLVASATLDTERFSCFFDDAPVFRIPGRRFPVDIYYTKAPEADYLEACVVSVLQIHVTQPPGDILVFLTGQEEIEACCELLQERCRRLGSKISELLVLPIYANLPSDMQAKIFNPTPPGARKVVVATNIAETSLTIDGIIYVIDPGFCKQKSYNARTGMESLIVTPCSRASANQRAGRAGRVAAGKCFRLYTAWAFKHEMEESTVPEIQRTNLGNVVLLLKSLGINDLIHFDFMDPPPHETLVLALEQLYALGALNHLGELTKLGRRMAELPVDPMLSKIILASEQYKCSEEVLTIGAMLSVNNAIFYRPKDKVVHADNARMNFVVPGGDHLMLLNVYSQWVESGYSTQWCFENFIQFRSMRRARDVREQLEGLMDRIEVEVCSANGDNVCIRKAITAGYFYHTARLSKGGYKTVKHQQTVYVHPNSSLFEEQPRWLIYHELVFTTKEFMRQVIEIDSGWLLEVAPHYYKNKELEDSSSKKMPRKQGKAREELG